In one Nocardioides luteus genomic region, the following are encoded:
- a CDS encoding FadR/GntR family transcriptional regulator, producing the protein MANPRAITSRARSAIFAPIGDEGRAVRVENRLAEAIRSGVLADGDRLPSELELAQMLGVATVTAREALVSLRAQGLVVTTRGRGGGSFVRAPAPGDVVKGRLATMSRVELRDRASLYLVVLTGCAELAAERAAPEEVEDLHDLLVPADEEDVGRWRDAESELYLSVAALTQSARLTREVVRQEADFGTLLRVPLSESDFRQASGERHRALVAALGSGDVAAARASVRDHVTHAVERLTEIHEVVRQ; encoded by the coding sequence GTGGCCAACCCCCGTGCGATCACCTCGCGCGCCCGGTCGGCGATCTTCGCGCCGATCGGCGACGAAGGCAGAGCCGTACGTGTCGAGAACCGTCTCGCGGAGGCGATCCGCTCCGGCGTGCTCGCCGACGGTGACCGCCTGCCGAGCGAGCTCGAGCTCGCCCAGATGCTCGGGGTGGCGACCGTGACCGCGCGCGAGGCGCTGGTCTCGCTACGGGCGCAGGGGCTGGTCGTGACGACACGGGGGCGTGGCGGCGGGTCGTTCGTGCGTGCGCCCGCTCCCGGCGACGTCGTGAAGGGACGGCTCGCCACGATGTCGCGCGTGGAGCTGCGCGACCGGGCCAGTCTCTATCTGGTGGTGCTGACCGGCTGCGCCGAGCTGGCCGCCGAGCGGGCGGCTCCGGAGGAGGTCGAGGATCTTCACGATCTGCTGGTCCCGGCGGACGAGGAGGACGTCGGCCGGTGGCGCGACGCGGAGAGCGAGCTCTATCTCTCCGTCGCCGCACTGACACAGTCGGCGCGCCTCACCCGAGAGGTGGTGCGACAGGAGGCCGACTTCGGTACGTTGCTGCGAGTGCCGCTGAGCGAGTCGGACTTCCGGCAGGCATCCGGCGAGCGGCACCGGGCGCTGGTCGCCGCACTGGGGTCGGGCGACGTGGCCGCGGCCCGGGCGAGCGTACGCGACCACGTGACCCACGCCGTTGAACGTCTGACCGAGATCCACGAGGTGGTACGACAGTGA
- a CDS encoding ABC transporter permease, translated as MTISRSTRRLLAAVTGLVLAVLYAPLALVVVNSFNTSQALTWPPSGFTTQWWQRAAVNPGAHDAILTSLTVAACATVLALVLGTLLGLAMQRYSFFGKDTVNLLVVLPIALPGIVTGIALSNAFSSILGVRLGFFTLVVAHATFCIVTVFNNVQARLRRMGGNLEEASADLGAGMWTTFRLVTLPQLRSALLAGGLLAFALSFDEIIVTTFAAGPGVTTLPVWILTNLFRPGQAPIVNVVAVVMIVVSVAPIWLAQRLSSDPTDTTRAIH; from the coding sequence ATGACCATCTCGCGATCGACCCGACGCCTGCTGGCCGCGGTGACCGGCCTGGTGCTCGCCGTGCTCTACGCGCCGCTGGCCCTGGTCGTGGTCAACTCCTTCAACACCTCCCAGGCGCTGACCTGGCCGCCCAGCGGCTTCACCACCCAGTGGTGGCAGCGGGCGGCGGTCAACCCGGGAGCGCACGACGCGATCCTCACCTCGCTGACGGTCGCGGCCTGCGCCACGGTGCTGGCGCTGGTGCTCGGCACGCTTCTCGGCCTGGCGATGCAGCGCTACTCCTTCTTCGGGAAGGACACCGTCAACCTGCTGGTGGTGCTCCCGATCGCCCTGCCCGGCATCGTCACCGGGATCGCGCTGTCCAACGCGTTCTCGTCGATCCTCGGCGTACGCCTGGGGTTCTTCACGCTCGTGGTGGCGCACGCGACGTTCTGCATCGTGACCGTCTTCAACAACGTGCAGGCGCGGCTGCGACGGATGGGTGGCAACCTCGAGGAGGCCTCCGCCGACCTGGGGGCGGGGATGTGGACCACGTTCCGGCTGGTCACGCTCCCCCAGCTGCGCTCGGCGCTGCTGGCCGGGGGGCTGCTGGCGTTCGCGCTCAGCTTCGACGAGATCATCGTGACGACGTTCGCCGCCGGACCGGGGGTGACCACGCTGCCGGTCTGGATCCTGACCAACCTGTTCCGCCCTGGTCAGGCGCCGATCGTCAACGTGGTGGCGGTCGTGATGATCGTCGTCTCGGTCGCGCCGATCTGGCTCGCTCAGCGACTCTCGTCCGACCCGACCGACACGACGCGGGCGATTCACTAG
- a CDS encoding aminotransferase class IV, whose amino-acid sequence MRAWIDGQLLDNPAAPAVSIRDHGLVVGDGVFETLKVIEDQPFALDLHLDRLERSASGLGLPALDRGFITKGVEAVLGAAPTAYGRLRITVTGGPAPFGSGRVEVAPTVIIGLEDAEPNPAETKVVSVAWRRNEHGATSGLKTTSYAENVIALAEARKHGASEAIFANTVGDLCEGTGSNIFYVLDGALKTPTLSSGPLAGITRALVLEWFGAEETDEPLAEVEEYATEVFLTSSLRDVQAVTEWGTRTLPHGPVTRAAQEAWRTNEPSLLGL is encoded by the coding sequence CTTCTCGACAACCCGGCCGCCCCGGCGGTCTCCATCCGTGACCATGGTCTGGTGGTCGGCGACGGCGTCTTCGAGACGCTCAAGGTGATCGAGGACCAGCCGTTCGCGCTCGACCTTCACCTCGACCGGCTCGAGCGCTCGGCGAGCGGCCTCGGCCTGCCTGCGCTCGACCGCGGCTTCATCACCAAGGGTGTGGAGGCGGTGCTCGGGGCAGCCCCGACGGCGTACGGGCGGCTTCGGATCACCGTCACGGGCGGGCCGGCGCCGTTCGGGTCCGGCCGCGTCGAGGTCGCGCCGACGGTCATCATCGGCCTGGAGGACGCCGAGCCGAACCCGGCGGAGACCAAGGTCGTCAGCGTGGCGTGGCGCCGCAACGAGCACGGCGCGACGAGCGGCCTGAAGACGACGTCGTACGCGGAGAACGTGATCGCCCTCGCCGAGGCCCGCAAGCACGGGGCCAGCGAGGCGATCTTCGCCAACACCGTGGGCGACCTGTGCGAGGGCACCGGGAGCAACATCTTCTACGTGCTCGACGGGGCGCTGAAGACCCCGACGCTGTCCAGCGGCCCGCTGGCCGGGATCACCCGCGCCCTGGTGCTGGAGTGGTTCGGCGCCGAGGAGACCGACGAGCCGCTGGCCGAGGTCGAGGAGTACGCCACCGAGGTCTTCCTCACCTCCAGCCTGCGCGACGTGCAGGCTGTGACGGAGTGGGGCACGCGCACCCTCCCGCACGGCCCGGTGACCCGGGCGGCGCAGGAGGCGTGGCGTACGAACGAGCCGAGCCTGCTCGGCCTCTGA
- a CDS encoding SsgA family sporulation/cell division regulator, with protein sequence MSDIKHPAVQQDIKISCLDPWGRTVEVPTTLGYRENDPYAVSLTFHSGAGDVEWVVSRTLMLQGLSAPAGEGDVKIYPSIDEDAKAVAVFDFSSPDGRLIATADSGEVQTFLGKSFSAVPVGSESQHMDLDALIADLLSSSFDAE encoded by the coding sequence ATGAGCGACATCAAGCACCCGGCAGTGCAGCAGGACATCAAGATCTCGTGCCTCGACCCCTGGGGTCGAACGGTGGAGGTGCCGACCACCCTGGGCTACCGCGAGAACGACCCGTACGCAGTGAGCCTGACCTTCCACTCCGGCGCGGGTGACGTCGAGTGGGTCGTGTCCCGCACCCTGATGCTGCAGGGCCTGTCGGCCCCGGCCGGCGAGGGTGACGTGAAGATCTACCCGAGCATCGACGAGGACGCCAAGGCGGTGGCCGTCTTCGACTTCAGCTCCCCCGACGGCCGCCTGATCGCGACCGCGGACTCCGGCGAGGTGCAGACGTTCCTCGGCAAGTCCTTCTCGGCCGTCCCGGTCGGCTCCGAGAGCCAGCACATGGATCTCGACGCGCTGATCGCGGACCTGCTGAGCAGCTCCTTCGACGCCGAGTAG
- a CDS encoding ABC transporter permease, whose protein sequence is MTLSSISSTLSRRPGIRLGLLLAAPLTWLVLVYVVALAALLVTAFWTIDSFTNELQRTFTLDNVREITGEALYRTVTLRTLGVALLVTLIDCAIALPVGFYMAKIASRRSRHLLVIAFLMPLWASYLVKALAWRSLLSNGGLLDWAGGLVGLGSPGFGFTAIVLTQAYIWLPYVILPVYAAYERVPDSLLDAAGDLGARPALTFRTVVLPLVVPGLVAGSIFSFSLTMGDYITVNIVGGANQMLGNLVYINSGSNLPLAAAIALIPIVVIMIYLALVRRTGALENL, encoded by the coding sequence ATGACCTTGAGCTCCATCAGCAGCACGCTCAGCAGGAGGCCGGGCATCCGCCTCGGCCTCCTGCTGGCCGCTCCCCTGACCTGGCTGGTGCTCGTCTACGTCGTCGCCCTCGCGGCACTGCTGGTGACGGCGTTCTGGACGATCGACTCCTTCACCAACGAGCTCCAGCGCACCTTCACCCTCGACAACGTCCGCGAGATCACCGGCGAGGCGCTCTACCGAACCGTCACGCTGCGCACCCTCGGGGTGGCCCTGCTGGTGACGCTGATCGACTGCGCGATCGCGCTGCCGGTCGGCTTCTACATGGCCAAGATCGCCTCGCGGCGCTCGCGGCACCTGCTGGTGATCGCGTTCCTGATGCCGCTGTGGGCGTCCTACCTCGTCAAGGCGCTCGCCTGGCGATCGCTGCTGTCCAACGGCGGTCTGCTGGACTGGGCCGGCGGCCTGGTCGGCCTCGGTTCTCCGGGATTCGGCTTCACCGCGATCGTGCTCACCCAGGCGTACATCTGGCTTCCGTACGTCATCCTCCCGGTCTACGCGGCCTACGAACGTGTCCCGGACTCGCTGCTCGACGCCGCCGGCGATCTCGGTGCCCGGCCCGCGCTGACGTTCCGCACGGTGGTGCTGCCGCTGGTGGTGCCGGGCCTGGTCGCGGGGTCGATCTTCTCGTTCTCGCTGACGATGGGCGACTACATCACGGTCAACATCGTCGGCGGCGCGAACCAGATGCTCGGCAACCTCGTCTACATCAACTCGGGGTCGAACCTGCCGCTGGCCGCCGCGATCGCGCTGATCCCGATCGTCGTGATCATGATCTACCTGGCGTTGGTACGCCGCACCGGAGCTCTGGAGAACCTATGA
- a CDS encoding ABC transporter ATP-binding protein — translation MRPTESPQIQLDAVSKAYGDVMAVDALDLTIGDGEFFSMLGPSGSGKTTVLRLIAGFERADSGTIRLGGEDVTALAPFDRDVTTVFQDYALFPHLNVLENVAYGLRVRGVAKGERSSRAREALAMVRLDHVATRKPTELSGGQRQRVALARSIVVRPRVLLLDEPLGALDLKLREQMQVELKQIQRELGITFVFVTHDQEEALTLSDRIAVFDSGHIVQLGTPKEIYERPSSPYVADFVGTSNVFDEEVAKRVLKMEGAFALRPEKILLSPESASAPAGAMTAAGVITESIYIGTGHRVHIELEDGTRLVALEQSRGALHPDAAEPESRGDRVVASWSPGDLVPLGTDSSRAVQHR, via the coding sequence ATGCGACCGACCGAATCTCCGCAGATCCAGCTCGACGCCGTGTCCAAGGCGTACGGCGACGTGATGGCCGTCGACGCGCTCGACCTGACGATCGGCGACGGCGAGTTCTTCTCGATGCTCGGCCCTTCCGGCTCCGGCAAGACGACGGTCCTGCGCCTGATCGCGGGCTTCGAGCGGGCCGACTCCGGCACGATCCGCCTCGGCGGCGAGGACGTCACCGCGCTGGCCCCGTTCGACCGCGACGTCACCACGGTCTTCCAGGACTACGCGCTCTTCCCGCACCTCAACGTGCTGGAGAACGTCGCGTACGGCCTGCGCGTCCGTGGCGTCGCGAAGGGCGAGCGGAGCTCCCGGGCACGGGAGGCGCTGGCGATGGTCCGCCTCGACCACGTCGCGACCCGGAAGCCGACCGAGCTCTCCGGCGGACAGCGGCAGCGGGTCGCCCTGGCCCGCTCCATCGTCGTACGTCCCCGGGTGCTGCTCCTCGACGAGCCGCTCGGCGCGCTCGACCTCAAGCTCCGCGAGCAGATGCAGGTCGAGCTCAAGCAGATCCAGCGGGAGCTGGGCATCACCTTCGTCTTCGTCACCCACGACCAGGAGGAGGCGCTCACCCTCAGCGACCGGATCGCGGTCTTCGACAGCGGTCACATCGTGCAGCTGGGCACCCCGAAGGAGATCTACGAGCGGCCGTCCTCCCCGTATGTCGCCGACTTCGTCGGCACCTCGAACGTCTTCGACGAGGAGGTGGCCAAGCGGGTGCTGAAGATGGAGGGCGCCTTCGCCCTGCGGCCCGAGAAGATCCTGCTCTCCCCGGAGTCCGCGAGCGCCCCGGCCGGCGCGATGACCGCTGCCGGAGTGATCACCGAGTCGATCTACATCGGCACCGGTCATCGCGTCCACATCGAGCTGGAGGACGGCACCAGGCTGGTCGCCCTCGAGCAGAGCCGCGGCGCGCTGCACCCGGATGCCGCCGAACCAGAGTCTCGGGGCGACCGCGTGGTCGCCTCCTGGTCGCCGGGCGACCTGGTCCCCTTGGGCACCGACTCGTCCCGTGCCGTGCAACACCGATGA
- a CDS encoding OFA family MFS transporter: MAGPGFSRWLIPPAALAVHLCIGQVYATSVYKTALVEHFDTSQTAIGVIFSIAIVMLGLSAAVMGTWVDRNGPRAAMTAAAVFWASGFFIGALGIGTGQLWLVYLGYGFVGGIGLGIGYISPVSTLIKWFPDRPGLATGMAIMGFGGGAMIASPLSGRLLALYDPSYTGDATTVPDGHAVMMLFLTLGVVYLVFMSFGAATVRVPPEGWTPAGWDPASVKEKKLVTTASVSARNAVRTRSFWLVWIVLFCNVTAGIGILEQAAPMIQDFFRSDGVSSVSAVAAGGFVGLLSIANMGGRFVWSSTSDVIGRRPIYMMYLGVGLVLYLLLATVGHASMALFVLLAVVILSFYGGGFATVPAYLRDLFGTFQVGAIHGRLLTAWSAAGIAGPLIINAFLDAQGEPGTLTADAYRPALLTMVGLLAVGFVANLLVHQVPDRFHEPSSADPAETERSAA; encoded by the coding sequence GTGGCCGGTCCCGGCTTCAGCCGCTGGCTCATCCCACCCGCCGCTCTCGCGGTCCATCTCTGCATCGGCCAGGTGTACGCCACGAGCGTCTACAAGACCGCTCTGGTCGAGCACTTCGACACGAGCCAGACCGCGATCGGCGTGATCTTCTCGATCGCGATCGTGATGCTCGGCCTCTCCGCCGCGGTGATGGGCACCTGGGTAGATCGCAACGGCCCACGCGCGGCGATGACCGCGGCCGCGGTGTTCTGGGCGTCGGGCTTCTTCATCGGCGCCCTCGGCATCGGCACCGGCCAGCTGTGGCTGGTCTATCTCGGCTACGGCTTCGTCGGCGGCATCGGACTCGGGATCGGCTACATCTCCCCCGTCTCCACGCTGATCAAGTGGTTCCCGGACCGGCCCGGCCTGGCCACCGGGATGGCGATCATGGGCTTCGGCGGAGGCGCGATGATCGCCAGCCCGCTGAGCGGCCGGCTGCTGGCGCTCTACGACCCGTCCTACACCGGTGACGCCACCACGGTGCCCGACGGCCACGCCGTGATGATGCTCTTCCTCACCCTGGGCGTGGTCTACCTGGTCTTCATGTCCTTCGGCGCCGCCACCGTCCGGGTCCCACCGGAAGGGTGGACGCCGGCCGGCTGGGACCCGGCGAGCGTCAAGGAGAAGAAGCTCGTCACCACCGCGAGCGTGTCTGCTCGCAACGCCGTCCGCACCCGCTCCTTCTGGCTCGTCTGGATCGTGCTCTTCTGCAACGTCACCGCCGGCATCGGCATCCTCGAGCAGGCGGCGCCGATGATCCAGGACTTCTTCCGCTCCGACGGCGTCTCGTCGGTGAGCGCCGTCGCGGCCGGAGGCTTCGTCGGGCTGCTCTCCATCGCCAACATGGGCGGCCGGTTCGTCTGGTCCTCGACCTCCGACGTCATCGGCCGTAGGCCGATCTACATGATGTATCTCGGCGTCGGCCTGGTCCTCTATCTGCTGCTGGCGACCGTCGGGCACGCCTCGATGGCGCTGTTCGTGCTGCTGGCCGTGGTGATCCTGTCCTTCTACGGTGGCGGCTTCGCGACCGTCCCGGCCTACCTGCGTGACCTCTTCGGCACCTTCCAGGTCGGTGCCATCCACGGCCGGCTGCTGACCGCCTGGTCGGCCGCCGGGATCGCCGGGCCGCTCATCATCAACGCGTTCCTCGACGCGCAGGGCGAGCCCGGCACCCTCACCGCCGACGCCTACCGGCCGGCGCTGCTGACCATGGTCGGTCTGCTGGCGGTGGGCTTCGTCGCCAACCTCCTGGTCCACCAGGTGCCGGACCGGTTCCACGAGCCGTCCTCGGCCGATCCCGCTGAGACCGAGAGGAGCGCAGCATGA
- a CDS encoding MFS transporter small subunit translates to MNPKIVVAWALVGIPLAYGVIETLRRAAQLFTG, encoded by the coding sequence ATGAACCCCAAGATCGTCGTCGCCTGGGCCCTGGTCGGGATCCCGCTGGCCTACGGAGTCATCGAGACGCTGCGCCGTGCGGCGCAGCTCTTCACCGGCTGA
- a CDS encoding Lrp/AsnC family transcriptional regulator: MTAPEIEATDRKILQLLAEDGRMSYTDLGKATGLSTSAVHQRVKRLEQRGLITGYGATVNYAAIGVPLTAFVAVQPMDPSQPDDCPERVADLHEVEACWSIAGVESYMLKVRVATPEALEELLGRIRSVANVSTRTTIAMYTYYENRPTLTH; the protein is encoded by the coding sequence GTGACTGCACCTGAGATCGAGGCCACCGACCGTAAAATCCTCCAGCTTCTCGCGGAGGACGGTCGGATGTCCTACACCGACCTGGGCAAGGCGACCGGCCTGTCGACCTCGGCGGTGCACCAGCGCGTCAAGCGGCTCGAGCAGCGCGGCCTGATCACCGGCTACGGCGCCACCGTCAACTACGCCGCCATCGGCGTGCCGCTGACCGCCTTCGTCGCGGTGCAGCCCATGGACCCGTCCCAGCCCGACGACTGCCCCGAGCGTGTCGCCGACCTCCACGAGGTGGAGGCCTGCTGGTCGATCGCGGGCGTCGAGTCCTACATGCTCAAGGTGCGGGTGGCGACCCCCGAGGCGCTCGAGGAGCTGCTCGGCCGGATCCGCTCGGTCGCCAACGTGTCCACCCGCACGACCATCGCGATGTACACCTACTACGAGAACCGCCCGACCCTGACGCACTGA
- a CDS encoding 5'-3' exonuclease encodes MLLLDTASLYFRAYFGVPEIKAEDGTPVNAVRGLLEFISRLVNDYSPTDLVCCWDNDWRPQWRVDLIPSYKAHRVVEELETAPDVEEVPDPLQVQVPIIREVLAAAGICVIGADGYEADDVIGTLATGAGMPVDVVTGDRDLFQLVDDAAGVRILYPTRGVGDPDLVDEKWVLAKYGISAAQYADFATMRGDTSDGLPGVKGVGEKTAAKLLEQYGDLDGIVAAVADPTTSLTKAQRQKFIDAVPYLAVAPKVVAVARDLDLDRSRTALPSAPADPERLRELAATYNLSSPVARLEAALARV; translated from the coding sequence ATGCTCCTGCTGGACACCGCGTCGCTCTACTTCCGGGCCTACTTCGGTGTGCCCGAGATCAAGGCCGAGGACGGCACCCCGGTCAACGCCGTCCGCGGCCTGCTGGAGTTCATCTCCCGGCTGGTCAACGACTACTCCCCCACCGATCTGGTGTGCTGCTGGGACAACGACTGGCGCCCGCAGTGGCGGGTCGACCTGATCCCGTCCTACAAGGCGCACCGCGTGGTCGAGGAGCTCGAGACCGCCCCCGACGTGGAGGAGGTGCCCGACCCGCTGCAGGTCCAGGTGCCGATCATCCGCGAGGTGCTCGCGGCGGCCGGCATCTGCGTCATCGGCGCCGACGGCTACGAGGCCGACGACGTGATCGGCACCCTCGCCACCGGCGCGGGGATGCCGGTCGACGTCGTCACCGGCGACCGGGACCTCTTCCAGCTGGTCGACGACGCGGCCGGCGTACGCATCCTCTACCCGACGCGGGGTGTGGGCGACCCGGATCTGGTGGACGAGAAGTGGGTGCTCGCCAAGTACGGCATCAGCGCCGCGCAGTACGCCGACTTCGCCACGATGCGCGGTGACACCTCCGACGGGCTGCCGGGCGTGAAGGGCGTGGGCGAGAAGACCGCCGCCAAGCTGCTCGAGCAGTACGGCGACCTGGACGGGATCGTCGCCGCCGTCGCCGACCCCACCACCTCGCTCACCAAGGCCCAGCGGCAGAAGTTCATCGACGCCGTCCCGTATCTGGCCGTGGCGCCGAAGGTCGTGGCGGTGGCACGCGACCTCGACCTGGACCGCAGCCGGACCGCGCTGCCCAGCGCTCCGGCCGACCCGGAACGGCTGCGCGAGCTGGCCGCGACGTACAACCTCAGCTCCCCCGTCGCCCGCTTGGAAGCAGCGCTCGCGCGGGTGTGA
- a CDS encoding cache domain-containing protein — protein sequence MNIDVSLDCAARIEQHFGSILAELERLRTEVGALFNSGPVTSDQLRAHVEEGTLAFLHDPNLLGGGFVAAPDALSDRRLYLAWWQGAGRDLLGEAEVPGTREIIDYTRQPWFRVPERTGQLHVAGPYVDFICADEYVITTTLPVYAGGRMVGVAGADTLVETLETMLLPGLREVGGTLVNAHGRVIVSADPHRATGEAMSGAHEASAGRLLSVVGVAAADGRDELMSLAGWPS from the coding sequence GTGAACATCGATGTGTCCCTCGACTGTGCCGCCCGGATCGAGCAGCACTTCGGCTCGATCCTCGCCGAGCTCGAGCGGCTGCGCACCGAGGTGGGCGCCCTCTTCAACTCCGGACCGGTCACCTCGGACCAGCTGCGGGCCCACGTGGAGGAAGGCACGCTGGCGTTCCTCCACGACCCGAACCTCCTGGGCGGCGGGTTCGTCGCCGCACCGGACGCGCTCAGCGACCGCCGGCTCTACCTGGCCTGGTGGCAAGGCGCGGGCCGCGACCTCCTCGGCGAGGCCGAGGTGCCGGGCACACGGGAGATCATCGACTACACCCGCCAACCGTGGTTCCGAGTCCCGGAACGCACCGGCCAGCTGCACGTCGCCGGACCCTACGTCGACTTCATCTGCGCCGACGAGTACGTCATCACCACGACCCTCCCGGTCTACGCGGGCGGCCGGATGGTCGGTGTCGCCGGGGCCGACACCTTGGTCGAGACCCTGGAGACGATGCTCCTGCCCGGCCTGCGCGAGGTCGGCGGCACGCTGGTCAACGCACACGGCCGTGTGATCGTCTCCGCGGACCCGCACCGGGCCACCGGAGAGGCGATGAGCGGCGCCCACGAGGCCTCCGCCGGCCGGCTCCTGTCCGTCGTCGGAGTAGCTGCCGCCGACGGTCGCGATGAGCTGATGTCGCTCGCCGGCTGGCCCTCCTGA
- a CDS encoding extracellular solute-binding protein → MRNIPTRYAASRTIGGALAALSLITLTACGGDSGSESTGAVEKLGENEGEVSILAWPGYVEDGSTDPAVDWVSGFEKETGCQVTAKVYGTSDEAFNLAKSGEYDVVAASGDLTLRMIAAGEAAEVNTDLIPNYEGIYDFLKDREWNTVDGKNYGIPHGYGANLLMYNTEDVTPAPTSWKAVFEDAPKHKGQVTAYDSPIYIADAAVYLMAHQPDLGIENPYSLDEKQLAAAVDLLKAQRASVGEYWSDYTKTQASFETGDTVVGTTWQVIANLIDPKKASVKAILPSEGATGWNDTWMISSNAKSPNCAYAWLDHISDPKTNAQATEYFGEAPNSDKACEFASEGHCETFHAGDEKYAEQIWFWNTPIEKCLDGRTDVTCTDYQDWTKAWAEIKG, encoded by the coding sequence ATGCGCAACATCCCAACCAGGTACGCCGCCAGCCGCACCATCGGCGGAGCGCTCGCGGCCCTGTCCCTGATCACGCTCACCGCCTGCGGCGGCGACAGCGGGAGCGAGTCGACCGGCGCCGTCGAGAAGCTCGGTGAGAACGAGGGCGAGGTCTCGATCCTCGCCTGGCCCGGCTATGTCGAGGACGGCTCGACCGACCCGGCGGTCGACTGGGTCTCCGGCTTCGAGAAGGAGACCGGCTGCCAGGTCACCGCCAAGGTGTACGGCACCTCCGACGAGGCCTTCAACCTGGCCAAGTCCGGCGAGTACGACGTCGTGGCCGCCTCCGGCGACCTCACCCTCCGGATGATCGCGGCGGGCGAGGCGGCCGAGGTCAACACCGACCTGATCCCCAACTACGAGGGCATCTACGACTTCCTCAAGGACCGCGAGTGGAACACCGTGGACGGCAAGAACTACGGCATCCCGCACGGCTACGGCGCGAACCTGCTGATGTACAACACCGAGGACGTCACCCCGGCGCCGACCTCGTGGAAGGCGGTCTTCGAGGACGCGCCGAAGCACAAGGGCCAGGTCACCGCGTACGACTCGCCGATCTACATCGCCGACGCCGCGGTCTACCTGATGGCGCACCAGCCGGACCTGGGGATCGAGAACCCCTACTCGCTCGACGAGAAGCAGCTGGCGGCCGCCGTCGATCTGCTCAAGGCGCAGCGGGCCTCCGTGGGCGAGTACTGGTCCGACTACACCAAGACGCAGGCCTCGTTCGAGACCGGTGACACCGTGGTCGGCACCACCTGGCAGGTGATCGCCAACCTCATCGACCCTAAGAAGGCCTCGGTCAAGGCGATCCTCCCCTCCGAGGGTGCGACCGGCTGGAACGACACCTGGATGATCTCGTCGAACGCGAAGTCGCCCAACTGCGCCTACGCCTGGCTCGACCACATCTCCGACCCGAAGACCAACGCCCAGGCGACCGAGTACTTCGGTGAGGCCCCCAACTCCGACAAGGCCTGCGAGTTCGCTTCCGAGGGCCACTGCGAGACCTTCCACGCCGGCGACGAGAAGTACGCCGAGCAGATCTGGTTCTGGAACACCCCGATCGAGAAGTGCCTCGACGGCCGGACCGACGTCACGTGCACCGACTACCAGGACTGGACCAAGGCCTGGGCAGAGATCAAGGGATGA